A window from Cryptomeria japonica chromosome 1, Sugi_1.0, whole genome shotgun sequence encodes these proteins:
- the LOC131041865 gene encoding ethylene-responsive transcription factor WIN1 has product MGKTQRYRGVRQRHWGSWVSEIRHPVLKKRVWLGTYETAEEAARAYDEAAAIVRGHGGNLNLPFNSKANYKSEHKRVLTTAMITKLHHLNVASMNKMFLQYAGKKRDSIFSSSSLVCLKLDNEKSNQLGIWQNKVGSGGGGDDSKWVMKVKIPAVKVDDEREEDIASEMIEELLQPCNTLQLCVVT; this is encoded by the exons ATGGGGAAGACTCAAAGATATCGTGGAGTGAGACAACGCCATTGGGGCTCTTGGGTCTCTGAGATTCGCCATCCAGTCTT GAAGAAGAGGGTGTGGCTTGGAACATATGAGACTGCTGAGGAAGCAGCTCGTGCATATGATGAAGCTGCTGCAATTGTGCGTGGTCATGGTGGCAATTTAAATCTTCCATTTAATAGCAAGGCCAATTATAAGTCAGAGCATAAGAGAGTTTTGACCACAGCAATGATTACTAAGCTCCACCATCTTAATGTAGCCTCCATGAATAAGATGTTTCTGCAATATGCTGGTAAGAAAAGAGATtccatcttctcttcttcttccctgGTCTGCTTAAAGTTGGACAATGAGAAATCCAATCAATTGGGGATCTGGCAAAACAAAGTGGGTAGTGGGGGAGGAGGAGATGATTCAAAATGGGTCATGAAAGTCAAGATTCCTGCAGTGAAAGTGGATGATGAAAGAGAAGAAGATATTGCTTCTGAGATGATAGAGGAGCTTCTTCAACCCTGCAATACTCTTCAACTCTGTGTTGTTACCTAA